In Procambarus clarkii isolate CNS0578487 chromosome 84, FALCON_Pclarkii_2.0, whole genome shotgun sequence, a genomic segment contains:
- the LOC138358591 gene encoding homeobox-like protein HDP1, giving the protein MLPNLYSQLSLYSQLNLCFQLNLSSQLNLSSQLNLCSQLNLYSQLNLSSQLNLYSQLNLCSQLNLCSQLNQYSQLNLYSQLNQYSQLNLYSQLNLYSQLNLCFQLNLYSQLNLYSQLNLSQLNLYSQLNLYSQLNLSSQLNLYSQLNLTYQLNLSSQLNMTSQLNLTFQLNLTFQLNLSSQLSLSSQLNLSSQLNLSSQLNLYSQLNLSSQLNLTSQLNLTFQLNLSSQLNLTSQLNLYSQLNLYSQLNLSSQLKLSSQLNLYSQLKLSSQLNLYSQLNLSSQLKLSSQLNLYPSLSESIQ; this is encoded by the coding sequence ATGCTTCCAAACCTGTACTCCCAGCTGAGCCTGTACTCCCAGCTGAACCTGTGCTTCCAGCTGAACCTGTCCTCCCAGCTGAACCTGTCCTCCCAGCTGAACCTGTGCTCCCAGCTGAACCTGTACTCCCAGCTGAACCTGTCCTCCCAGCTGAACCTGTACTCCCAGCTGAACCTGTGCTCCCAGCTGAACCTGTGCTCCCAGCTGAACCAGTACTCCCAGCTGAACCTGTACTCCCAGCTGAACCAGTACTCCCAGCTGAACCTGTACTCCCAGCTGAACCTGTACTCCCAGCTGAACCTGTGCTTCCAGCTGAACCTGTACTCCCAGCTGAACCTGTACTCCCAGCTGAACCTGTCCCAGCTGAACCTGTACTCCCAGCTGAACCTGTACTCCCAGCTGAACCTGTCCTCCCAGCTGAACCTGTACTCCCAGCTGAACCTGACCTACCAGCTGAACCTGTCCTCCCAGCTGAACATGACCTCCCAGCTGAACCTGACCTTCCAGCTGAACCTGACCTTCCAGCTGAACCTGTCCTCCCAGCTGAGCCTGTCCTCCCAGCTGAACCTGTCCTCCCAGCTGAACCTGTCCTCCCAGCTGAACCTGTACTCCCAGCTGAACCTGTCCTCCCAGCTGAACCTGACCTCCCAGCTGAACCTGACCTTCCAGCTGAACCTGTCCTCCCAGCTGAACCTGACCTCCCAGCTGAACCTGTACTCCCAGCTGAACCTGTACTCCCAGCTGAACCTGTCCTCCCAGCTGAAGCTGTCCTCCCAGCTGAACCTGTACTCCCAGCTGAAGCTGTCCTCCCAGCTGAACCTGTACTCCCAGCTGAACCTGTCCTCCCAGCTGAAGCTGTCCTCCCAGCTGAACCTGTACCCGTCACTGTCAGAATCTATTCAGTAA